A section of the Anabaena cylindrica PCC 7122 genome encodes:
- a CDS encoding metallophosphoesterase family protein, whose product MNEISPRRIVIGDVHGYYQGLMILLEKIAPTSAEKVYFLGDLIDRGPQSAQVVDFVKRNNYDCLLGNHEQMLLNAINNNKFNSNQTIQAWLYSGGQATITSYQTAQIPQEHLDWFENLPTYMDLGDVWLTHAGVDPNKSVSEQTAEELCWIREEFHSMEQPYFSDKLIIVGHTITFTLPGVAPGQLAQGQGWLDIDTGAYHLRSGWLTGLDITNNLVYQVNVFNNSVRTLPLEDAVTIVEPKEIKNSRRHRQRV is encoded by the coding sequence ATGAACGAAATTAGTCCACGCAGAATTGTTATCGGGGATGTACATGGTTACTACCAAGGTTTAATGATCCTGTTGGAGAAAATTGCACCTACATCAGCAGAAAAAGTCTATTTTTTGGGAGATTTGATAGATCGTGGACCTCAAAGCGCACAAGTAGTAGATTTTGTCAAACGAAATAACTATGATTGTTTGCTAGGTAATCATGAGCAGATGTTATTAAATGCGATTAATAACAACAAATTTAATTCTAATCAAACAATACAAGCATGGCTATATAGTGGTGGACAAGCAACTATCACCAGTTATCAAACAGCCCAAATTCCCCAAGAGCATCTAGATTGGTTTGAGAATTTACCCACCTATATGGACTTGGGAGATGTGTGGTTAACCCATGCAGGTGTAGACCCCAATAAATCAGTTTCAGAACAAACCGCTGAGGAACTTTGCTGGATACGTGAAGAGTTTCATAGCATGGAACAGCCATATTTTAGCGATAAGTTAATTATCGTCGGTCATACCATCACCTTTACTCTACCTGGCGTTGCTCCTGGTCAATTGGCACAAGGACAAGGGTGGTTAGACATTGATACAGGTGCTTATCATCTGCGTAGCGGTTGGTTAACAGGATTAGACATTACCAATAACTTGGTTTATCAAGTCAATGTTTTTAACAACTCTGTTCGGACTTTACCTTTAGAAGATGCAGTTACTATAGTTGAGCCAAAGGAAATTAAAAATAGTCGTCGTCATAGACAAAGAGTCTAA
- a CDS encoding DUF2470 domain-containing protein gives MSDQFSPEISDRICKHMNEDHANAVVIYAQAFGSAKNATTAQMLSIDAEGMDLTAQVNGETVPVRIQFDHVLTDAEDAHQTLIAMVKQARVK, from the coding sequence ATGTCTGATCAGTTTTCTCCAGAAATTAGCGATCGCATCTGCAAACACATGAACGAAGATCATGCCAACGCTGTTGTTATCTACGCCCAGGCTTTTGGTAGTGCCAAAAATGCCACAACAGCCCAAATGCTCTCAATAGATGCCGAAGGCATGGATTTAACTGCACAGGTGAACGGAGAAACAGTGCCAGTTCGCATTCAGTTTGATCATGTTCTTACAGATGCGGAAGATGCTCATCAAACTTTAATTGCAATGGTGAAGCAAGCGCGGGTTAA